The following coding sequences lie in one Arthrobacter sp. PGP41 genomic window:
- a CDS encoding carboxymuconolactone decarboxylase family protein: MTAVTKHVFLDKQHPALWRALNGLGLKVKEAAQEAGIEVRTVELLNVRISQLNGCAFCLDLHVREAVEAGETPQRLAVLPAWRDTALFTEKERAALALAESITELPGHSPQEHEEAYARERLTEEEFSVVSWLAITMNAFNRISITSHHPVRRER, encoded by the coding sequence ATGACCGCCGTTACCAAGCACGTCTTCTTGGACAAGCAGCATCCTGCGTTGTGGCGGGCGCTGAACGGACTGGGGCTCAAGGTCAAGGAGGCGGCCCAGGAGGCCGGTATCGAGGTCCGGACCGTGGAACTGCTTAATGTGCGGATTTCGCAGCTGAACGGCTGCGCCTTCTGCCTGGACCTCCATGTCAGGGAAGCGGTCGAGGCGGGCGAGACACCGCAGAGGCTGGCGGTACTGCCTGCATGGCGCGACACAGCACTTTTCACGGAGAAGGAACGTGCTGCCCTGGCGCTGGCCGAGAGCATCACGGAACTGCCGGGCCACAGTCCACAGGAGCATGAAGAAGCCTACGCCCGGGAGCGCCTCACTGAGGAAGAGTTCTCCGTGGTGAGCTGGCTGGCCATCACGATGAACGCATTCAACCGGATTTCCATCACCAGCCACCATCCGGTTCGGCGTGAGCGGTAG
- a CDS encoding DNA-3-methyladenine glycosylase I: MTPDAAGVLVGDDGLARPAWASTDPLMRDYYDTEWGLPVRDEQGLYERICLEGFQAGLSWATILRKRPAFRAAFAGFNPDAVAQFTDGDVARLMQDAGIVRNRLKICAAITNAQATLALRRDGGLVDFVWQFQPVSTPHPAVHADIPTQSAESIALSKALRKKGFSFVGPTTMFALMEAIGMVDTHLVGSHRRGSSGIWPAPSR, translated from the coding sequence GTGACTCCTGACGCTGCTGGTGTCCTCGTGGGTGATGACGGCCTGGCCCGCCCCGCTTGGGCATCTACGGACCCGCTTATGCGGGACTACTACGACACCGAGTGGGGCCTGCCGGTCAGGGACGAACAAGGACTCTACGAACGCATCTGCCTGGAGGGCTTCCAGGCAGGACTTTCCTGGGCCACCATCCTGCGCAAACGCCCCGCGTTCCGTGCTGCCTTCGCCGGTTTCAACCCTGATGCGGTTGCGCAGTTCACCGACGGCGACGTTGCGCGGCTCATGCAGGACGCAGGCATCGTCCGGAACCGGTTGAAAATCTGCGCCGCCATCACTAACGCCCAAGCCACCCTCGCACTGCGCCGGGACGGCGGGCTGGTGGACTTCGTGTGGCAGTTCCAGCCCGTTTCCACTCCGCACCCCGCGGTCCATGCGGACATCCCCACGCAGTCGGCTGAATCCATTGCGCTCTCCAAGGCCCTGAGGAAGAAGGGGTTCTCCTTCGTCGGTCCCACCACCATGTTCGCCCTGATGGAAGCGATCGGAATGGTGGACACCCACCTGGTGGGAAGCCACCGGCGAGGGTCCTCCGGAATCTGGCCCGCTCCGTCCCGCTGA
- a CDS encoding cell division protein CrgA — protein sequence MPESKPRKKTASTPQQAASQAYKPNPVWFKPVMFGLMIIGLFWIITFYISEGRFPVQAWESWNIVAGFGIAIVGFLMTTRWRS from the coding sequence GTGCCCGAGTCAAAGCCGCGCAAGAAGACCGCCAGCACCCCGCAGCAGGCAGCTTCCCAGGCGTACAAGCCCAACCCGGTTTGGTTCAAGCCCGTTATGTTCGGCCTGATGATCATCGGCCTCTTCTGGATCATCACGTTCTACATCAGCGAGGGCCGCTTTCCCGTGCAGGCCTGGGAATCGTGGAACATCGTGGCCGGGTTCGGCATCGCCATCGTAGGCTTCCTCATGACCACCCGCTGGCGCTCCTAG
- a CDS encoding class E sortase, with amino-acid sequence MVLQEKARQAAVPPAGVVILRGTVQVVGELLITAGIILLLFVAWQLWWTNVESDARQSEVIKEFAQDIAAAAPSAPAAADPPAAGENFGEPAVAAAPAHASTIGIMYIPRFGANYTRPIVQGTTSDVLDTLGLGHYGNTAMPGAVGNFAVAGHRQTHGAVLDNIHTLVPGDKIYVQTKDGYYVYVFRNNQIVMPSRTDVLEPVPTRPGVTPTERYLTMTSCNPRFGAEERIIAYALLDSWRPASAGPPAEIADQVALAIGKG; translated from the coding sequence GTGGTATTGCAGGAGAAGGCGAGGCAAGCTGCTGTGCCGCCTGCCGGCGTCGTCATACTGCGCGGGACGGTCCAGGTTGTTGGTGAACTGCTCATCACCGCCGGCATCATCCTCCTGCTGTTTGTGGCCTGGCAGCTGTGGTGGACCAACGTGGAATCAGACGCCAGGCAGAGCGAAGTGATCAAGGAATTCGCGCAGGACATTGCCGCCGCCGCCCCTTCCGCGCCGGCCGCCGCAGATCCTCCTGCCGCTGGAGAAAACTTCGGCGAGCCCGCAGTGGCCGCCGCGCCGGCCCATGCGAGCACGATCGGCATCATGTACATTCCCCGGTTCGGGGCGAACTACACGCGCCCGATCGTCCAGGGAACCACCAGCGATGTGCTCGACACCCTGGGCCTGGGACATTACGGGAACACGGCCATGCCCGGCGCGGTGGGCAACTTCGCCGTAGCGGGGCACCGCCAGACGCATGGCGCCGTCCTGGACAACATCCACACGCTGGTTCCCGGGGACAAGATCTACGTCCAGACGAAAGACGGTTATTACGTTTACGTCTTCCGGAACAACCAGATCGTCATGCCGTCGCGCACCGACGTCCTGGAACCGGTGCCGACGCGTCCTGGGGTCACCCCCACCGAAAGATACCTGACCATGACAAGCTGCAACCCGCGCTTCGGCGCTGAAGAACGTATCATCGCCTACGCGCTGCTGGATAGTTGGCGCCCTGCTTCTGCTGGTCCGCCCGCGGAAATCGCGGACCAGGTGGCTTTGGCGATCGGAAAGGGCTGA
- a CDS encoding anthranilate synthase component II, giving the protein MTTTKILVVDNYDSFVYTLVGYLQELGAETTVVRNDDVTLAEAIELASTRDGVLISPGPGNPAEAGVCIELIKWCGENSVPMFGVCLGHQALAEAFGGKVTHAPELMHGKTSLVQHIGTSVFAGLPSPVTATRYHSLAAVRESIPDVLEITAETATGVVMGLQHRTAPLCGVQFHPESVLTEGGYQMLGNWLESLGMKGAAARAAKLSPLIQH; this is encoded by the coding sequence ATGACCACAACCAAGATCCTCGTGGTGGATAACTACGACAGCTTTGTCTACACCCTGGTGGGCTACCTCCAGGAACTCGGCGCCGAAACCACCGTTGTCCGCAATGACGACGTCACCTTGGCGGAGGCCATCGAACTGGCCAGCACCCGTGATGGCGTACTGATCTCACCCGGCCCCGGAAACCCTGCCGAAGCCGGAGTCTGCATAGAGCTGATCAAGTGGTGCGGCGAGAACAGCGTGCCCATGTTCGGCGTCTGCCTGGGCCACCAGGCGCTTGCCGAGGCCTTCGGCGGCAAGGTGACACACGCCCCCGAACTCATGCACGGCAAAACATCCCTGGTGCAGCACATTGGCACCAGCGTGTTTGCCGGACTCCCCTCCCCCGTCACCGCCACGCGGTACCACTCGCTGGCAGCCGTGCGGGAATCCATCCCTGACGTCCTGGAGATCACGGCTGAGACAGCAACGGGTGTGGTGATGGGCCTCCAGCACCGGACGGCACCCCTGTGCGGCGTGCAGTTCCACCCGGAGTCCGTACTCACTGAGGGCGGCTACCAGATGCTGGGCAACTGGCTTGAGTCCCTGGGAATGAAGGGCGCGGCTGCCCGCGCAGCCAAACTGAGCCCGCTTATCCAGCACTGA
- the pknB gene encoding Stk1 family PASTA domain-containing Ser/Thr kinase, with product MNESARTPLHREDSLPVDNRRVLSGRYELGGLIGRGGMADVYRGVDTRLGRTVAVKLLRPDMARDPQFQARFKREAQAVASLNHSSIVAIYDTGEHLVHDGSEDNVRVPYIVMEFVEGKTIRDLIRAHDVTIDQAIDYCLGVLGALEYSHKAGIVHRDIKPANVMYCENTNSVKVMDFGIARAIADSSATMTQTQAVVGTAQYLSPEQARGETVDARSDLYSAACLLYEMLTSRPPFVGDSPVSVAYQHVREIPEPPSSLNPDVNPALDSVLAKALQKNRDDRFQDAAAFRRALRAARSGVPVPAVPASEAPTDPNDHVPSPATEAFQATGAGFLDDAPTGRLPAAIPASAEDHETMVPLVAGVDDYRSADALPLGLTPERERSPRQKSRRRAWIGTLVVFTLLVLAGGALWLYSIINRPAPAAPKITVPAVAAMTESAALQELYNAELRPRIVRSQHDTVAKGTAIGTDPASGASLDPGAEVILNISEGPSAVMIPESLPGKTEAAARDILRQSGLVGAPSTTTANSATVPAGIVITTSPAPGQKVGVGTSVELVVSTGKVAVPELRGRTREEAEAALKELSLVLNVVEAENAQVEPGRVTDQSEPVNAAVEQGKTVTIVVAKAPPPPPSPTPTPTPSPTSTKKG from the coding sequence GTGAACGAGTCAGCGCGCACACCGTTGCACCGCGAGGACAGCCTCCCGGTGGATAACCGCCGTGTCCTCAGCGGCCGGTACGAACTGGGCGGCCTGATCGGCCGCGGAGGCATGGCGGACGTCTACCGGGGAGTGGACACCCGGTTGGGGCGGACCGTGGCCGTAAAACTGCTTCGGCCGGACATGGCTCGTGATCCGCAGTTCCAGGCCAGGTTCAAGCGTGAAGCCCAGGCGGTCGCCTCCCTCAACCATTCCTCCATTGTTGCCATTTACGACACCGGTGAACACCTGGTCCACGATGGCTCGGAGGACAACGTCCGGGTGCCGTATATCGTGATGGAGTTCGTGGAGGGCAAGACCATCCGCGACCTGATCCGTGCGCATGACGTCACCATTGACCAGGCAATCGACTATTGCCTGGGCGTCCTCGGAGCCCTCGAATACAGCCACAAGGCCGGTATCGTGCACCGGGACATCAAGCCGGCCAACGTCATGTACTGCGAAAACACCAACTCGGTGAAGGTGATGGACTTCGGCATCGCCCGCGCCATCGCCGACTCTTCAGCCACCATGACGCAGACACAGGCCGTGGTGGGTACCGCGCAGTACCTCTCTCCCGAGCAGGCCCGCGGTGAAACAGTTGACGCCCGCAGTGACCTGTATTCCGCTGCCTGCCTCTTGTACGAAATGCTCACGTCCAGGCCGCCGTTCGTCGGTGACAGCCCAGTGTCCGTGGCTTACCAGCATGTCCGGGAGATTCCCGAGCCTCCCAGCAGCCTCAACCCCGATGTGAATCCTGCCCTGGACAGTGTGCTGGCGAAGGCGCTGCAAAAGAACCGGGATGACCGGTTCCAGGATGCTGCGGCATTCCGGCGTGCCCTGCGCGCTGCACGGTCCGGCGTGCCGGTCCCGGCGGTCCCGGCCTCCGAAGCGCCCACGGACCCCAATGACCACGTCCCGTCGCCGGCCACCGAGGCCTTCCAGGCCACGGGGGCAGGCTTCCTCGACGACGCACCTACCGGCCGGCTGCCGGCGGCTATCCCCGCCTCTGCCGAGGACCACGAAACCATGGTTCCCTTGGTGGCCGGCGTCGATGACTATCGGTCAGCTGATGCGTTGCCGCTGGGCCTGACTCCGGAACGTGAGCGGAGCCCGCGGCAGAAGTCACGCCGTCGTGCGTGGATTGGCACGCTGGTGGTCTTCACGCTCCTCGTCCTGGCAGGCGGCGCGCTCTGGCTCTACAGCATTATCAACCGCCCTGCTCCGGCAGCGCCCAAGATCACGGTGCCGGCAGTGGCCGCCATGACAGAATCGGCGGCGCTGCAGGAACTGTATAACGCGGAACTCCGGCCCCGGATTGTCCGGTCGCAGCACGACACCGTTGCCAAGGGTACGGCGATCGGCACCGATCCCGCGTCCGGCGCCTCGCTGGACCCCGGCGCCGAGGTGATCCTCAACATTTCAGAGGGCCCCAGCGCCGTCATGATCCCTGAGAGCCTTCCAGGCAAAACAGAGGCGGCAGCCAGGGATATCCTGCGTCAAAGCGGACTGGTAGGGGCCCCTTCCACCACCACGGCAAACAGCGCCACCGTGCCTGCCGGAATTGTGATCACCACAAGCCCCGCCCCCGGCCAGAAGGTGGGCGTCGGGACCAGCGTTGAACTGGTGGTGTCCACCGGCAAGGTCGCTGTCCCTGAACTCCGTGGTCGCACCCGCGAAGAGGCAGAGGCGGCGTTGAAGGAACTGAGCCTGGTGCTCAACGTCGTTGAGGCCGAGAATGCCCAGGTTGAGCCGGGCAGGGTGACGGATCAAAGCGAGCCCGTGAACGCGGCCGTGGAACAGGGCAAGACCGTCACCATCGTGGTGGCCAAAGCCCCGCCGCCCCCGCCTAGCCCCACACCCACGCCTACTCCGAGCCCGACCTCCACCAAAAAGGGCTAA
- a CDS encoding serine/threonine-protein kinase produces the protein MRPTTGITLGGRFQLTTRIAIGGMGEVWKAKDLVLGRIVAIKVLKEEYTGDPGFLQRFRAEARHTALLNHVGIANVFDYGEEEGSAYLVMELVPGQPLSNIIEHEQVLSPDRTLSIIAQTARALSVAHAQGLVHRDVKPGNLLITPDGRVKVTDFGIARLADQVPLTQTGQVMGTAQYLAPEQATGQTATGSSDIYALGVIGYECLTGHRPFSGESQIAIALAQVNDAPPPLPESLPTPVRALLMSMLAKDPKNRPENAIKLAEAAEAIRNGDISAARAAVPGMLLFDADNTGPITAPVDTATAPTGVIGAQRDSSPTPTSALPVLGAGAAAGAAAASAAEPDAPQGALARANALAAERKWVPEETTYDDEPADEPQRKGRSPWTWPLIALILLLLFALVGFFLSQRGILFPVNDPTSGATTSSPQSTTASPTRTTQSPTPTATRTPTPTQETVNVIPAAYLGQDYRKVQAELAGLGLAVTVIPQESTADGPGKVIELNPTGLVPQGSPITVVYAVAPPAPTTSAPAPAPSATTSAVAAPTVASPLPACTAGQLPGAPPTCKP, from the coding sequence GTGAGGCCTACAACCGGAATCACCCTCGGCGGCAGATTCCAGCTGACCACGCGGATCGCGATCGGCGGCATGGGCGAAGTCTGGAAAGCGAAAGACCTCGTCCTGGGCCGCATCGTCGCCATCAAGGTGCTTAAGGAGGAGTACACCGGCGATCCCGGGTTCCTCCAGCGTTTCCGCGCCGAGGCCCGCCACACCGCGCTCCTGAACCACGTGGGCATCGCCAACGTCTTCGACTACGGCGAGGAGGAGGGTTCCGCCTACCTGGTCATGGAACTGGTCCCCGGCCAGCCCCTGAGCAACATCATTGAGCACGAGCAGGTCCTGTCCCCGGACCGCACTCTGTCCATCATTGCGCAGACCGCGCGGGCGCTGTCCGTTGCCCACGCACAGGGCCTGGTACACCGTGACGTGAAGCCCGGCAACCTCCTGATCACCCCTGACGGACGGGTCAAGGTCACCGACTTCGGCATCGCCCGCCTGGCTGACCAGGTTCCCCTCACCCAGACCGGCCAGGTGATGGGCACCGCCCAGTACCTTGCTCCGGAGCAGGCCACCGGCCAGACTGCCACCGGTTCCTCGGACATCTATGCGCTCGGCGTCATCGGCTACGAGTGCCTGACCGGCCACCGTCCCTTCTCCGGCGAGTCCCAGATCGCCATCGCCCTGGCCCAGGTCAACGATGCCCCGCCGCCGCTGCCGGAATCCCTTCCCACCCCGGTGCGCGCCCTCCTGATGTCCATGCTGGCCAAGGATCCAAAGAACCGGCCGGAGAACGCCATCAAGCTGGCAGAGGCGGCCGAGGCCATCCGGAACGGCGATATCAGCGCCGCCCGGGCCGCTGTTCCCGGCATGCTCCTTTTTGACGCTGACAACACCGGCCCCATCACCGCTCCCGTGGACACCGCCACTGCGCCCACGGGCGTCATTGGTGCCCAGCGCGACAGTTCGCCCACTCCCACTTCCGCTTTGCCGGTGCTGGGTGCGGGCGCAGCCGCGGGGGCTGCCGCCGCATCAGCGGCGGAGCCCGACGCTCCCCAGGGCGCACTCGCCCGGGCCAATGCCCTGGCCGCCGAGCGCAAGTGGGTCCCGGAAGAAACAACGTACGACGACGAGCCCGCCGATGAGCCGCAGCGGAAGGGCCGCAGTCCCTGGACCTGGCCGTTGATTGCCCTGATCCTGCTGCTCCTGTTCGCGTTGGTGGGTTTCTTCCTTAGCCAGCGGGGCATCCTCTTTCCCGTGAACGACCCCACCTCCGGGGCAACAACAAGCAGCCCGCAGAGCACCACCGCCAGCCCCACCAGGACCACGCAGTCGCCCACGCCCACGGCCACCCGCACGCCCACACCCACCCAGGAAACGGTCAATGTCATCCCGGCCGCCTACCTCGGGCAGGACTACCGCAAGGTGCAGGCGGAGCTTGCCGGGCTCGGGCTGGCCGTCACCGTGATTCCGCAGGAGAGTACCGCGGATGGCCCGGGCAAGGTCATAGAATTGAATCCCACGGGCCTGGTGCCCCAGGGCTCGCCCATTACGGTGGTCTATGCCGTAGCGCCGCCGGCACCCACCACGTCTGCTCCCGCACCGGCCCCGTCAGCCACCACGTCTGCGGTGGCGGCGCCCACCGTGGCATCGCCCCTGCCCGCCTGCACCGCCGGCCAACTGCCCGGTGCCCCGCCAACCTGCAAGCCGTAA
- a CDS encoding penicillin-binding transpeptidase domain-containing protein, producing MNQAIRHSWVAAVAMFALIFGAISYVQVVGADELKANPWNQRAILQNYCNDRGAIIVGGTPVAESVEGTSETCKFQRTYPQPELYAGITGYFSQNFGATGLEQAMGEVLTGSSDQLFLDRVGQLFLGNQPKGASVELTIDPEIQRLAYSLIPDGQRGSIVVTNPKTGAILAMVSKPSYDPNLIAIQDPNAETANINELLKVPGINLNQNVSGPTGELLAPGSVYKLVDTAAALASGKYNKDSVLPNPAEMPFEGIQYKLPNYAGGNCYTRDTAGFAFALQQSCNTPFASIALDLGRDAIAEQAKKFGFGEDMGDQLKLGYARGNGFPNDLDAPGLAQSAIGQKDVRATPLQVALMTAAIANDGVQMRPTLVKTLRSPDLRVIDEPQPQQLRTSTTPDIANQITEWMVSAVGEGIANRAAVPGVQVAGKTGTAELGNGTNNSWFTGFAPANNPQVGVTIVMEGVDITTGAQLTSPNAKRIFEAVLNK from the coding sequence GTGAACCAGGCAATACGGCATTCATGGGTGGCGGCCGTCGCCATGTTCGCCCTCATCTTCGGCGCCATCAGCTACGTCCAGGTTGTGGGCGCCGATGAGCTCAAGGCCAACCCGTGGAACCAGCGTGCCATCCTGCAGAACTACTGCAACGACCGCGGTGCCATCATCGTGGGGGGCACTCCGGTAGCAGAATCGGTCGAAGGCACGTCCGAGACCTGCAAGTTCCAGCGGACCTACCCGCAGCCGGAACTTTACGCGGGAATCACGGGATACTTCTCGCAGAATTTCGGTGCCACCGGCCTGGAACAGGCCATGGGTGAGGTACTAACGGGCAGCTCCGACCAGCTGTTCCTGGACCGCGTGGGCCAGCTCTTCCTGGGGAACCAGCCCAAGGGCGCGTCGGTGGAGCTCACCATTGACCCCGAAATCCAGCGGCTGGCGTACAGCCTGATCCCGGACGGGCAGCGCGGGTCCATCGTGGTCACCAATCCCAAAACCGGGGCCATCCTTGCCATGGTCTCCAAGCCCTCCTACGATCCCAACCTGATCGCCATCCAGGACCCGAACGCCGAGACCGCCAACATCAACGAGCTGCTCAAGGTCCCGGGCATCAACCTGAACCAGAACGTCAGCGGGCCCACCGGGGAACTGCTGGCGCCGGGATCCGTCTACAAGCTGGTGGACACCGCCGCGGCGCTTGCATCAGGAAAGTACAACAAGGACAGCGTGCTCCCCAACCCGGCGGAAATGCCGTTCGAGGGAATCCAGTACAAACTTCCCAACTACGCTGGCGGCAACTGCTACACCCGGGACACTGCGGGCTTCGCTTTCGCACTGCAGCAGTCCTGCAACACCCCGTTCGCCAGCATTGCACTGGACCTGGGCCGGGACGCCATCGCAGAGCAGGCGAAAAAGTTCGGTTTCGGTGAGGACATGGGTGACCAGCTCAAGCTCGGGTATGCCCGGGGCAACGGCTTCCCGAATGACCTGGACGCACCCGGGCTGGCCCAGTCCGCCATTGGCCAGAAGGATGTCCGTGCCACACCGCTGCAGGTTGCGTTGATGACCGCGGCGATTGCCAACGACGGCGTCCAGATGAGGCCCACCCTGGTCAAGACCCTCCGCTCTCCGGACCTGCGGGTCATTGACGAACCCCAGCCCCAGCAGCTGCGGACCTCCACCACCCCGGATATTGCAAACCAGATCACCGAGTGGATGGTCAGTGCCGTCGGTGAGGGCATCGCCAACAGGGCAGCCGTTCCCGGCGTCCAGGTGGCCGGCAAGACGGGAACTGCGGAATTGGGGAACGGCACCAACAACTCCTGGTTTACCGGTTTTGCCCCCGCAAACAACCCGCAGGTGGGTGTCACGATCGTCATGGAAGGCGTGGACATCACCACGGGAGCCCAGCTAACCAGTCCGAACGCGAAGAGAATTTTTGAGGCGGTGTTGAATAAGTGA
- a CDS encoding FtsW/RodA/SpoVE family cell cycle protein — protein MSQLSTIPKPRRNVELALLLLALAVGIGANMLVGVDQEKAFDSDFWFQSSLLAVASLVFHGVLRFRAKYADPVILPLVVALNGLGLAMIHRLDAPGDDTGNNQLRWTLIAMAVAIAVIWLLKDHRVLRRFTFISLAASAVLLLLPLIPGISAGEILGARVWIRLGPMTFQPGEVAKITLAIFFAGYLSSNRDLILLAGRKVGPLQFPRFKDMGPMITAWLVSIGVLIFQRDLGSSVLFFGLFIVMIYVATSRISWVVIGLALIFGGGFIAAQVFSHVALRIDGWLNAFTPEVYDRSPGGSGQIVQGLFGMANGGLVGTGLGQGRPDLVPFANSDMIIASLGEELGLVGLFAVVLMYLLLFTRGFRAALGTRDAFGKLLACGLSFAVALQCFVVIGGVTRLIPLTGLTTPFLAAGGSSLLANWIIVGLLLMISHTARGPVDTTPLRPGEAADSMGIDTPTEAVKHS, from the coding sequence ATGAGCCAGCTCAGCACCATTCCCAAGCCACGGCGGAACGTCGAACTCGCACTGCTCCTGCTGGCCCTGGCCGTGGGCATCGGCGCCAACATGCTGGTGGGCGTCGACCAGGAAAAGGCCTTTGATTCGGATTTCTGGTTCCAGTCCAGCCTCCTCGCCGTTGCCTCCCTGGTTTTCCATGGGGTCCTGCGCTTCCGCGCCAAGTATGCCGATCCGGTAATACTTCCGCTGGTGGTGGCCCTTAACGGACTCGGGCTGGCCATGATCCACCGCCTCGACGCGCCCGGTGATGACACGGGCAACAACCAGCTGCGGTGGACCCTCATTGCAATGGCGGTTGCGATCGCCGTCATCTGGCTCCTCAAGGACCACCGCGTCCTCCGCAGGTTCACCTTCATCTCCCTGGCGGCCAGCGCCGTCCTCCTTCTCCTGCCGCTGATCCCCGGCATCAGCGCGGGCGAGATCCTGGGCGCCCGCGTCTGGATCCGGCTCGGTCCCATGACGTTCCAGCCCGGCGAGGTCGCCAAGATCACCCTCGCCATATTCTTTGCTGGTTACCTTTCGTCCAACCGCGACCTGATCCTGCTGGCCGGCCGGAAAGTCGGTCCGCTGCAGTTCCCGCGGTTCAAGGACATGGGACCCATGATCACGGCCTGGCTGGTCAGCATCGGCGTGCTCATCTTCCAGCGGGACCTTGGTTCATCCGTGCTCTTCTTCGGCCTGTTCATCGTGATGATCTACGTGGCCACAAGCCGCATCAGCTGGGTAGTAATAGGCCTGGCTCTCATCTTTGGCGGCGGCTTCATTGCCGCCCAGGTCTTCTCCCACGTTGCGCTCCGCATCGACGGCTGGCTCAACGCCTTCACCCCGGAGGTCTACGACCGCTCACCGGGCGGAAGCGGCCAGATTGTCCAAGGCCTCTTTGGCATGGCCAACGGCGGACTGGTGGGAACCGGACTGGGGCAGGGCCGCCCGGACCTGGTCCCGTTCGCCAACAGCGACATGATCATCGCATCCCTTGGCGAGGAACTCGGCCTGGTGGGCCTGTTCGCCGTCGTCCTGATGTACCTGCTGCTGTTCACGCGGGGGTTCAGGGCCGCGCTGGGCACCCGGGACGCGTTCGGAAAGCTCCTTGCCTGCGGTCTCTCTTTCGCCGTGGCGCTGCAATGCTTCGTGGTGATCGGCGGGGTCACGCGGCTCATCCCCCTGACCGGCCTGACAACGCCGTTCCTGGCGGCCGGCGGTTCGTCGCTGCTTGCCAACTGGATCATTGTGGGCCTGCTCCTGATGATTTCCCATACAGCCCGCGGTCCGGTGGACACCACACCGCTGCGGCCGGGCGAGGCGGCAGATTCGATGGGCATTGATACTCCTACTGAGGCGGTGAAGCACTCGTGA